GCTCTGCATGTTGTTGACACGTAGACCCGACCTAGTGCCAGGAGACAATCGGCTTTTGCGAGCCGATATGACCCAGGGAGCCAAACACGGCTCAGACTGTGCACGTGTCTGTTTATGCAGGAAACCAATTTGGAGCATGTTGACACCTTCCTGACTAGGTATAAGTTTGGGGGCACGCCTAGCACATTTTTGAGGCAGGTCGTGTGCTAGAGTCCGGGTCGTTGACCAAGGGATTAGGGCCCACCATCTGCTCCCggagcctccttgctcctcgtgttGCCTATCGCCTCTCACCTCTCATCGGTGGGTTTAGGGTGGCAAcaataccaaatgggtattccacaacaaacatgatgaacatggtgtggtgataaggatcaaaggccgacttgtggccaaggggtactcAAAATTTGAAGGCTTGGATTTCCTTGAAACCTTTGCAcctatagctaggcttgagtcaatttgcatattaTTAGTCTATGCTGCTTACCATGATTTCAAGTTGTTTCAAATACACGTGAAAAGTGCATTCCTCAATGGGCCAGTCACGAAAGAAGTACATGTTGAGCAACTTCTTGGCTTTGAAGACGATGAGTATCCTTTACATGTGTATAAGCTCCCaaagtgtaacaccctaaaattctATCTTGGGATTTTGGAGAATTTTTCAAAGGTTCTGATTTAGAATGTATTTTATTACCTTGGAAATTACTATGAATACCTTTCCTAATAAAAGATCAAATGAAAAGATGACTAAGTGAATTAAGTTATCCCTTTATAAGTACTCTTTTAAAGGGTTTAAGTTAAAACATATCTTGACAGAGACTATACCCTAGAAATGATTTTTTTTCTAAAATTAACTATTTATGTGTGAATTGCATATTTAGGAGCATTTGCTTAaataaatattaaatataaatgTAATAAAGACCTTTGCATTTTCATGCTGGAGTAACGTTATTTTATCATAATAATATTTAGGAGCATTATTTTATCATAAATACttttcaacatactcagcaattgtcctgtttggctgaggttgactagctttatgtggagttaggatcaagcagttgcttttagttggttaggtaattattactagtagagagctaggttttagcattcgacccaagttattaacccaaaagtactccttccaaacaaaaagaatactagaaaccataatcataaccataacCATTAAAACCATAATTATCCTCATAATCATCTGTAAtcatagtatctctaatcaaaggagctcccagggccgctcataaccgtgagcacgactgatatatcagtttcataacactctgcagaggtttcacactttacccacgagccgtgattccctctctagcctagGCTTGCAAGACCGttgttcacttccgaggtgaatggccagggattcactatgaaacctttacaaagattccctgaggctgtagccgcccgttaggtttcctaaatgtaccacactcctccctaaggggcaaaccaccctcggcaaagcgagccgcatacaccgatgaaagtcgcctagaggggggtgaataggtgaaacctgaatatATAAACTGTGAACACACACTTTAcctggggttagggttagaaataaatagtAGTGAAtccggagtgcggaagatagttcctcTTGTTATGAGTTgttcaatcaatgcagataactttgggagcaaactcaaatcaatatgagcaagtgaACTTTAgaaagagaggagagggaagaaacaaattgagtgatgaagatcaacacaaatgaacacggtgatttgtttatcgaggttcagttccaatgaacctactccccattgaggaggccacaaaggccggatcTATTTCAACGCTTTCCCTCTCTTAATCGGtcacagaccggtcgagtgcttcttcttaatcacacgagTCAGTAAGACccctcaaggatcactacataattaGGCTTCGTTTGACTGTACGTGGTTATCGCCCACCGGTAACTCAACCCACACGTGGTTTGGGTTAATACCGGGCAACCACCCAATCCCATCCGTCACCCATCCAATCCCAGCCTTTTGTTTGGACCCACGTCCGACTTCACTCCGCTAGCTCCCAGCCTCAGGTTGAGATGAATGCTGGTACTTATGCTCAATTCTATTTTTTATCTTGTTTGTAGATTTTTATAAATAAGTACATGTGAATGAAGattaaaaataaaataataaacacTTAACAGCAATGATCATATTACTCAAAAATCCGCTagagaaaaataaaataaaataaaatcagAAGATAAGCCATAAAATTAAGAAACTTAAAACACATGTGATATTTAAAATTGAACCAGAGTCATTGATTCAAAATACATAGTCCTTACTGCAATATGCATGATTAGATTTGAATCAGTTAATAAGAGAATCCATTAGGTAATAAGAAAAATCTGCAAGATCTCATCTTTAATTTAACAGATTACTTAAAAGTTGCAGACAAGTATTGTCATGGCTAAAGTTAAATATCCATCTCTGTTTGTCTTCAATCAAACAATAGCACAAATTGCAGCTTTCTTTCCTTATGTTGGACGATAGTACAAAATCATCCTTCATTACTTTAGCTTCATATATCTGTTGGAAAGAAAACATAAATTAAACTTAACTCTTAATTGTCTTTATAACAGACCCAAAAAAGAAATCAAATTTCATTATAATAAATTGTCATATGGTATCTAAAATGTTGGATTGTCATAGTAAAAGTAAACAAGGGTTATGAAGCCACTTGTTTTCAAGTGACATCTAATCCAGAAACAAGCAAAAGAATCATCCAATATAAGAAAAGTAACTACAAATGTGTACCGGACTATAGAGAATGAAATGTAAAATTTAGTACAAATGGACCATACAGAGAATAAACTATAAAGTGCTGTGGCAAACTAGCTGAAACAGAAGTGTTGTGGCAAACCGACTGTTAAAAACATAGAGAAACATAGTAAAGCTACTGCTATAGAACAGCTAAACTACAGGGAAACAAAATAACTCTGAATTTTCTAAAAAACAGACAAAGATTGCATTTTCTACTGATTTTCATAAGTAATGCTACTTAAGACATCCATATAACTAAATTAAAAACAAGTTAAAAGGGATGAGAAGAGGATCAATACCATATCATGTTCTTGCaatcttcttcctcaaccatTTTATGCGCGTAGCATCTTTGGCAGTCATGAAAATGTCCCGGTTTTGGGCATCCTTAAACACATCATAAGCATCAACCTTCTCATCATCAGAAAGCTCTTCCATTCCATCCACAATAGCAATGCATGTTTGAATAGGGAAATCATCCTCATTTGCATTAGTTGTGGCCCTTTCCTCCGCCTCAGCTTGTTTTTCTTTCATTTCTAGAAACCTTCCCATCATCTCAACCACATTCCCATCTTGTGTATGCTTGTTAATTCTTGTTCTTGAATTACCAGTACCAACATTTTTTGTCCTTTTGCTCACTGATGTAGGGGTTGTTGGATCCAATACTCTAAGCTCGTCATCTTCATCAGAAATGGCTTATGAGATATTAGCTTGAGAAGGTTGTGTGAAAGCGGCTTGAGAAGGCTGTGTGAAAGTGTCTTCAGAAGGCTGTGTGAAAGTGGTTTGAGAAGGCTGTGCAAAAGCGGCTTGAGAAGACTATGGGAAAGCGGGTAGAGAAGGATGTCTAAAAGCGGTTCGAGAAGGCTGTGCGAAAGCAGCTAGAGAAGGCTGTGTGAAAGCGATTTGAGAAGGCTGTGTAAGTGTGAAAGCGGCTTGAGAAGGCTGTGTAGCAGCACCTTGACAAGGTTGTGTGACATGAGGTCGAGAAGGCTCAATAGAAGTAAAATTCATGGTTCCCTCAGCAATATTCCCTAAACCAAGAAGCATCGTAAGTTTTTACGACTTCAATACTAGGATAAAAATATGAGGCTCAATACTAAGATAAAGAAAAAACATAGATAACATACCATCATATAGCTCTCCTAAAGCCTCAAATAGTGGAAAAGATTTAGTCCGAAACTTCTTAAGTCTCTCGTTACTCTATACAAAGCAAGAAAGTGATTCACTTAAGTTAATAGATTATAACAAAAATAATCAAAATAAAAATTTCAAACTCAAACTACCATTGCATTTAACACTTGGGTAATTAATTTACAGAAATAATCAAAATAAAAATTATAACAAAAACAATTAACTTACAGTGGTGAGGTTATTCCAAATGGGTTCTTCTGCTTCTATTCTACACAACCGCTCATCCCATGAGACCCCGCTTTGTTGTCTTGCCTCTTTAAGAGCCTTGTAGTCTCTCTTTAACTCTTTCTCTTTATCTTGGATATGGCATTTTGTAAATGTGACATAAGAGAATTTCTCATGGAAGAACTTGACAATTCTATTCCATGCTTCCGATGACCACCCATTTTGGCCCTTATAACAGTCATTGTTGTGGTCTTGAAGAATTTCAACTAAACCCTTTTCTAGTCCACTATTCCAGTTTGCTCTAAGACAACCAACTATTACAAGAAAATAAAGCATGTGAGTAGGTGTCTGTCTAAAATAGCAAGAATAGGTAACAAAATACCTTTTGGTGATGTTCTCTTCTTGCGCTTGTTAGTAGTAGATCTGGGGGATATTTTTTTCATAGCTGCAGATTGGATCAAGTTCATCCTAGGAGATGCTCTTCCAAACATTCTTGCTGCAAATATAAACATCCTTCAATTGAGACTTacacatatagaaatatatgagttTAAACATCCAAACAACTGAGACTTACATATATCATGAATGACGTTGACTATAATCATTCCACACATTCAATGCAATCATATCTCTAACAGAGTTCCCATTATCCACTTGGCTATTAAGTGACATAACATCATTGCTATAGTAATTGTCTGCTCTAGGAAGATCAACAAAAGTTTCTGGCGATATGTTACTTGTTTGGCTATTCAACCAACCTTCATCCCCGTTGTGCATCCGTATAATATTATGGAACAACACTGCCGCAGCTGGTATTTTCACTTGGTTCCTAATTGGGTGGTGTGTTCCAACTTTTAGAATGGGAAAACGCTTCTTCAAAACTCCTATTGCTCTCTCTATGTGGTTCCGCAATAAAGCATGTCAGTGATTAAACAATTCCTTATAGTTTCTTGGCCGTTGGTGACCATGGCCAAATTCTTTCAAGTGATATCGAACACCACGATACAGTGCAAGGAAtgatggtgtcggggaccataattaggggtaccctcaagactcctaattctcagctggtaacccccatcagcacaaagctgcaaaggcctgatgggtgcgactaagtcagggaccgGTCCATTCgacggactcgatcacgcctcgcccgagcccagcctcgggcaagggcagccgaccccggaggatctccgtctcgcctgaggcccccctccagcgacgaacatacttccggctcgcccgaggcccagtcttcgccaagaagcaaccctggccaaatctccacgccaaccgaccaaatcgcagaggcatttaatgcaaaggtggcctgacacctttatcctgacgcgcgtcctccagtcgacagagccgaagtgaccgcagtcacttcgccgctccactaaccggcctgacagaaggacagcgccgcctacgccgctccgactgctgtgccgctcgatagagtgaggctgacaggcagtcaggcccggcctcaggcaccataggaaactccgctccgcccgacccagggctaggactcgggctcagccccggaagacggcgaactccgctccgcccgacccagggctcggactcgggctcagtcccggaagacggcgaactc
This portion of the Zea mays cultivar B73 chromosome 2, Zm-B73-REFERENCE-NAM-5.0, whole genome shotgun sequence genome encodes:
- the LOC103648027 gene encoding uncharacterized protein isoform X2, with translation MTLANLVWTWMLGRYMLIPGGQKNPHPRRGRHLVVLLACERRHRAHISVAWRQRIVPFPSNSADPTSSHTSGVSPRFAVGHIHVVILDPDECVCHIHRSSTDLARMFGRASPRMNLIQSAAMKKISPRSTTNKRKKRTSPKDKEKELKRDYKALKEARQQSGVSWDERLCRIEAEEPIWNNLTTSNERLKKFRTKSFPLFEALGELYDGNIAEGTMNFTSIEPSRPHVTQPCQGAATQPSQAAFTLTQPSQIAFTQPSLAAFAQPSRTAFRHPSLPAFP
- the LOC103648027 gene encoding uncharacterized protein isoform X1, with product MTLANLVWTWMLGRYMLIPGGQKNPHPRRGRHLVVLLACERRHRAHISVAWRQRIVPFPSNSADPTSSHTSGVSPRFAVGHIHVVILDPDECVCHIHRSSTDLARMFGRASPRMNLIQSAAMKKISPRSTTNKRKKRTSPKVGCLRANWNSGLEKGLVEILQDHNNDCYKGQNGWSSEAWNRIVKFFHEKFSYVTFTKCHIQDKEKELKRDYKALKEARQQSGVSWDERLCRIEAEEPIWNNLTTSNERLKKFRTKSFPLFEALGELYDGNIAEGTMNFTSIEPSRPHVTQPCQGAATQPSQAAFTLTQPSQIAFTQPSLAAFAQPSRTAFRHPSLPAFP
- the LOC103648027 gene encoding uncharacterized protein isoform X3 codes for the protein MCGMIIVNVIHDISRMFGRASPRMNLIQSAAMKKISPRSTTNKRKKRTSPKVGCLRANWNSGLEKGLVEILQDHNNDCYKGQNGWSSEAWNRIVKFFHEKFSYVTFTKCHIQDKEKELKRDYKALKEARQQSGVSWDERLCRIEAEEPIWNNLTTSNERLKKFRTKSFPLFEALGELYDGNIAEGTMNFTSIEPSRPHVTQPCQGAATQPSQAAFTLTQPSQIAFTQPSLAAFAQPSRTAFRHPSLPAFP